From Ignavibacteria bacterium, one genomic window encodes:
- a CDS encoding bifunctional (p)ppGpp synthetase/guanosine-3',5'-bis(diphosphate) 3'-pyrophosphohydrolase → MDVEKDLAFLIEEGKLHLQRFNVDLVSRAFRFCVEAHKKDLRVSGEPYYTHPANVALIVMREIPLDDVSVVAALLHDVVEDTTFSLKDLRAEFGAEVAEIVDGATKISDVFNSREITQAENYRKLLLSLVNDVRVILVKFADRLHNMRTIDSLSRERQERMARETMEIYAPFAHRFGLGNIKWELEDLSFKVLHRDAYDDIKRQLNTSREEREEFIERFSKPIAERLTEHSVKFEINGRPKHLYSIYKKMVTQGKSLDELYDLFAVRLILDTDENNDCFLAYGIVSEIYRPVPERFKNYISVPKKNGYQSLHTTVISADGKRVEIQIRTRAMHDFAERGVAAHFRYKAETGGTASWVDSSDLEEWANWVRDVFENAGEEAAKELLESFKLNLYQDEIYVFTPKGDLRILPKGATPIDFAFDIHSQVGAKCIGAKVNGRIVPLDHTLNTGDQVVILTSRNQTPHRDWERIAITHKAKTHIRRILNDERRARVAEGKELWEKRAKKLNLHINEDDLEKLLLQLKYDSRSDFYAALGSGTISPESAGDLIIELIQPTSNAPKEAPSNLTFEQYTDTARDNTNGVYIIGQNIPSAKILFSYARCCNPVPGDDVVGIVTIGSGIKVHRATCHNVIDLHDKLKPRLVALDWAKSQRSEFLAAVKITGDDRPGMLNDITSAVMSISKTNIRGVNIDAYDSIFEGILTVYVTDLDHLKKIFDKLHKIKGVQTVERFEA, encoded by the coding sequence CTGGACGTGGAGAAGGATCTTGCCTTTCTTATTGAAGAAGGCAAACTCCATCTCCAGCGTTTTAACGTGGATTTGGTCTCTCGTGCATTCCGATTCTGTGTAGAGGCACACAAGAAGGATCTTCGTGTCTCAGGCGAGCCATACTATACACATCCGGCGAATGTTGCTCTCATCGTGATGCGAGAGATCCCTCTCGACGATGTGAGCGTGGTAGCAGCCTTGCTTCATGATGTTGTTGAGGACACTACGTTCTCGCTTAAGGATCTCCGCGCGGAGTTCGGTGCGGAGGTAGCAGAGATCGTCGATGGAGCCACGAAGATCTCCGATGTGTTCAACAGCCGAGAGATCACACAGGCCGAGAACTATCGGAAGCTCCTCTTGTCGCTCGTAAACGACGTGCGAGTGATCCTTGTGAAGTTCGCGGACAGACTCCATAACATGCGCACCATCGACTCACTCTCTCGAGAACGTCAGGAGAGAATGGCGCGAGAGACGATGGAGATCTATGCCCCATTCGCACACAGATTTGGTCTGGGCAATATCAAATGGGAGCTCGAGGATCTGTCATTCAAGGTCTTGCATCGCGACGCTTATGACGATATCAAGAGACAGCTCAATACCTCGCGCGAAGAACGCGAAGAGTTCATCGAGCGATTCAGCAAGCCGATAGCCGAGCGCCTCACAGAACACAGCGTGAAGTTTGAGATCAACGGAAGGCCGAAGCATCTGTATTCCATCTATAAGAAGATGGTAACGCAGGGGAAGTCCCTTGACGAACTCTATGACCTTTTTGCCGTGCGGTTGATCCTGGACACCGACGAGAACAACGATTGTTTCCTCGCGTACGGGATCGTGAGTGAGATCTATCGCCCCGTTCCTGAACGCTTCAAGAACTACATCAGTGTGCCAAAGAAGAACGGCTATCAGTCGCTCCACACTACTGTTATCAGTGCCGACGGGAAACGCGTAGAGATCCAGATCCGCACGCGCGCCATGCACGATTTTGCTGAGCGCGGTGTTGCGGCTCACTTCCGGTACAAGGCCGAGACCGGTGGAACAGCATCGTGGGTAGATTCATCGGATCTCGAAGAATGGGCCAATTGGGTTCGTGATGTCTTTGAAAATGCCGGTGAGGAGGCTGCCAAGGAACTTCTCGAAAGCTTCAAGCTCAACCTTTATCAAGACGAGATCTACGTCTTTACGCCCAAGGGGGATCTCAGGATCCTTCCGAAGGGGGCTACCCCGATCGATTTCGCCTTCGACATCCACTCACAAGTTGGTGCAAAGTGCATCGGTGCAAAGGTCAATGGAAGGATCGTTCCGCTCGATCACACCTTGAATACCGGCGATCAAGTAGTGATCCTCACGTCGCGCAACCAAACTCCGCACCGGGATTGGGAGCGCATCGCCATCACGCACAAGGCAAAGACTCACATCCGCCGGATCCTCAATGACGAGCGCAGGGCTCGAGTGGCTGAAGGCAAAGAACTGTGGGAAAAGCGGGCAAAGAAGCTCAATCTCCACATCAACGAGGATGACCTCGAGAAGCTACTCCTGCAACTCAAGTATGATAGCCGATCTGACTTTTATGCAGCTCTCGGTTCCGGCACCATATCTCCCGAATCGGCCGGCGACCTGATCATAGAGCTCATTCAGCCAACCTCAAATGCGCCAAAAGAAGCCCCTTCCAATCTCACGTTTGAGCAGTACACGGACACAGCGCGGGACAATACCAACGGTGTGTACATCATTGGTCAGAACATCCCGAGCGCCAAGATCCTCTTTTCCTATGCCCGGTGTTGCAATCCCGTTCCGGGTGATGATGTGGTGGGGATCGTTACCATTGGCAGCGGGATCAAGGTGCACAGGGCTACGTGCCATAATGTTATCGACCTGCACGACAAGCTCAAACCGAGACTTGTGGCTCTTGATTGGGCAAAATCTCAACGAAGTGAATTCCTGGCCGCTGTGAAGATCACCGGGGATGACCGGCCCGGGATGCTCAATGATATCACCAGCGCTGTGATGTCCATCTCCAAGACCAATATCCGCGGTGTGAACATCGATGCCTATGATTCGA